In one Umezawaea sp. Da 62-37 genomic region, the following are encoded:
- a CDS encoding cytochrome P450, protein MSETQVPDRFPDARPAGHPVEPPAEFTELRAGTPVPRMTCPSGIGPQGVSRYDDVRAVLAAQGASSRAAPSMHMMDEPSLDMSVVPGSILRMEGPEHRRLRKLLGPEFMPKRAESMRGFIRQVVDDHIDAVLAGPKPADLVTDFAWPIPAIIVGELLGLPDGDRTLFYEQTGIMMSAATDQPTKDAADGRMWEYMEGLVAAKQTDPGDDVLSRLIRRGGESGQPLTFTELVGIGTTLLIAGHDTTANSISMCALLLMLHRDQFEAVRADPGLAVPAVEEMLRYLSIPQFGLLRYATEDIALGDDAGAVKEGEWLVAALQSGNRDERVYDDADRFDIGRARRPHLTFGFGEHQCPGQHLARLELQEVCVRLLERIPTLRLAVPFEEIEFKERAYAFGVHSLPVTWD, encoded by the coding sequence CGCCGAGTTCACCGAGTTGCGGGCCGGCACACCGGTGCCGCGGATGACCTGCCCGTCCGGCATCGGCCCCCAGGGGGTGTCCCGCTACGACGACGTGCGCGCGGTCCTGGCCGCCCAGGGGGCCAGTTCGCGCGCCGCGCCCTCGATGCACATGATGGACGAACCCAGCCTCGACATGTCGGTGGTGCCCGGCAGCATCCTGCGCATGGAGGGGCCGGAACACCGGCGCCTGCGCAAGCTCCTCGGCCCGGAGTTCATGCCGAAGCGCGCCGAGTCGATGCGCGGTTTCATCAGGCAGGTGGTCGACGACCACATCGACGCGGTGCTGGCCGGGCCGAAACCCGCCGACCTGGTCACCGATTTCGCGTGGCCCATCCCGGCGATCATCGTCGGCGAACTGCTGGGCCTGCCGGACGGGGACCGCACCCTGTTCTACGAGCAGACCGGCATCATGATGAGCGCCGCCACCGACCAGCCCACCAAGGACGCCGCCGACGGTCGGATGTGGGAGTACATGGAGGGGCTGGTCGCCGCCAAGCAGACCGATCCGGGGGACGACGTGCTGAGCAGGCTGATCCGGCGCGGTGGGGAATCGGGGCAGCCGCTGACCTTCACCGAGCTGGTCGGGATCGGCACCACGCTGCTCATCGCCGGTCACGACACGACGGCCAACTCCATCTCCATGTGCGCGCTGCTGCTCATGCTGCACCGCGACCAGTTCGAAGCCGTGCGCGCCGATCCGGGGTTGGCCGTGCCCGCCGTGGAGGAGATGCTCCGCTACCTGTCGATCCCGCAGTTCGGCCTGCTCCGCTACGCGACCGAGGACATCGCGCTGGGCGACGACGCCGGCGCCGTCAAGGAGGGCGAGTGGCTGGTCGCCGCGCTCCAGTCGGGCAACCGCGACGAGCGGGTGTACGACGACGCCGACCGGTTCGACATCGGCAGGGCGCGACGGCCCCACCTGACCTTCGGCTTCGGTGAGCACCAGTGCCCTGGGCAGCACCTCGCGAGGCTCGAACTCCAGGAGGTCTGCGTCCGGCTGCTCGAACGGATCCCGACGCTGCGGCTGGCGGTGCCGTTCGAGGAGATCGAGTTCAAGGAACGGGCCTACGCCTTCGGCGTGCACTCGCTCCCGGTGACCTGGGACTAG
- a CDS encoding anion permease: protein MAVVLVVVLATAFDFTNGFHDAANAIATAVSTRALPLRGALAMAAVMNLLGALAGTGVAVTIASGVIAAPTGEGGLVVVIAALVGATTWNLITWYFGLPSSSSHALIGGLVGAALASATVVHWGGVFAKVVVPMVVSPVVGLVLGYLVMTAIRFLFRDADPHVAGRRFRRAQIVSAASLAFGHGLQDAQKSMGVIVLALVIAGRQTDYHVPLWVILLCATALAAGTYSGGLRIMRTVGRRIFHLTPPHGFAAELSASSVLYLTAFAFTAPISTTHVITSAVMGVGATERRSAVRWAVAGDIAIGWVLTLPASAAVSALVYLFTRLW, encoded by the coding sequence GTGGCCGTGGTCCTGGTCGTCGTGCTGGCCACCGCCTTCGACTTCACCAACGGCTTCCACGACGCCGCCAACGCCATCGCGACCGCCGTGTCCACCAGGGCGCTGCCGTTGCGCGGGGCGCTGGCCATGGCCGCGGTGATGAACCTGCTCGGCGCCCTCGCGGGCACGGGGGTCGCGGTCACCATCGCCAGCGGCGTGATCGCCGCCCCCACCGGCGAGGGCGGCCTCGTCGTGGTGATCGCCGCGCTCGTCGGCGCCACGACGTGGAACCTGATCACCTGGTACTTCGGCCTGCCGTCGTCGTCCTCGCACGCCCTCATCGGCGGCCTGGTCGGCGCCGCGCTCGCCTCCGCCACGGTCGTGCACTGGGGTGGCGTGTTCGCCAAGGTCGTCGTCCCGATGGTGGTCTCCCCCGTCGTCGGCCTCGTCCTGGGCTACCTCGTGATGACCGCGATCCGCTTCCTGTTCCGCGACGCCGACCCGCACGTGGCAGGCCGCCGCTTCCGCCGCGCCCAGATCGTGTCCGCCGCCAGCCTCGCGTTCGGCCACGGCCTCCAGGACGCGCAGAAGAGCATGGGTGTCATCGTCCTGGCACTGGTCATCGCCGGGCGGCAGACGGACTACCACGTCCCGCTGTGGGTGATCCTGCTGTGCGCCACGGCTTTGGCCGCGGGCACCTACTCCGGCGGCCTGCGGATCATGCGCACCGTGGGCAGGCGCATCTTCCACCTCACCCCGCCCCACGGCTTCGCCGCCGAGCTCTCCGCCTCCTCGGTCCTCTACCTGACCGCCTTCGCCTTCACCGCCCCGATCTCCACCACCCACGTCATCACGTCCGCGGTCATGGGCGTCGGCGCCACCGAACGCCGCTCCGCCGTCCGCTGGGCGGTCGCGGGGGACATCGCCATCGGCTGGGTCCTGACCCTCCCGGCGTCCGCGGCGGTTTCGGCGCTGGTCTACCTGTTCACCCGGTTGTGGTGA
- a CDS encoding DUF47 family protein: MVFRRKPRGREFFDLFSTAGTNIAASVDVLREFVAAPLDRRPELAARMHELEHAGDDATHAIVDQLNRSFITPFDREDLYLLASRLDDVVDHMDAAVDFANLYGIGEFPDGVADQVELLGRAARLTAEAMPGLVAPTELTSFWIDINALENEADHVYRKLVSLLFSGRYEPLEVMKLKEVVDELESAADAFEDVADVVQTIAVKES, from the coding sequence ATGGTGTTTCGGCGCAAGCCGCGGGGACGCGAGTTCTTCGACCTGTTCAGCACGGCCGGGACGAACATCGCGGCGAGCGTGGACGTGCTGCGGGAGTTCGTGGCCGCACCGCTCGACCGCCGTCCCGAACTGGCCGCGCGGATGCACGAACTGGAGCACGCGGGGGACGACGCGACGCACGCGATCGTCGACCAGCTGAACCGGTCGTTCATCACGCCGTTCGACCGGGAGGACCTGTACCTGCTGGCCAGCAGGCTGGACGACGTGGTCGACCACATGGACGCCGCGGTCGACTTCGCGAACCTCTACGGCATCGGCGAGTTCCCCGACGGCGTGGCCGACCAGGTCGAGCTGCTGGGCCGGGCGGCGCGGCTGACCGCGGAGGCGATGCCGGGGCTGGTGGCGCCCACGGAGCTGACGTCGTTCTGGATCGACATCAACGCGCTGGAGAACGAGGCCGACCACGTGTACCGGAAGCTGGTGTCGCTGCTGTTCAGCGGCCGGTACGAGCCGTTGGAGGTCATGAAGCTCAAGGAGGTCGTCGACGAGCTGGAGTCGGCGGCGGACGCGTTCGAGGACGTCGCCGACGTCGTGCAGACGATCGCGGTGAAGGAGTCCTGA
- a CDS encoding DUF3072 domain-containing protein — protein MTGTPEKDLDEWTTGDEPITGPQESYLHTLAREAGEDVPDGLTKAEASQMIDKLQQETGRGAS, from the coding sequence ATGACCGGAACGCCGGAGAAGGACCTCGACGAGTGGACCACCGGGGACGAGCCCATCACCGGGCCGCAGGAGTCCTACCTGCACACCCTGGCGCGCGAGGCGGGCGAGGACGTGCCGGACGGGCTCACGAAGGCCGAGGCGTCGCAGATGATCGACAAGCTCCAGCAGGAGACCGGACGCGGGGCCAGTTAG
- a CDS encoding protein kinase domain-containing protein: MATDDELMAWAPRATTGSGITLAGYSDFRMVAQGGEGTVYRARQDGLGRDVAVKVLAAADDATLARFRRELEITVRLGRQHPHIVTVLDTGVVQGRPCIVMEFHDLGSLHDRLLARGPLPVADVVAAGVAVADALAFAHGQGVLHRDVKPQNILVLPTSHVLADFGIARAVDAGHSASLQLVSYRHAAPQTIDGQKPAVADDLWSLGSTLFTLLDGKPPFSSDDPDEDAVLAYLGRVRSAEPRALRRADVPPDLVAVIDRCLAKEREDRFPDAASLRAALAAVDTAWAPSTVDPDSTRAVLPLAPPQVYPEGPTALPDFGPRPRAEEPKPAAVVEEPKTWADRLADLTVRHHPAEPEVPDFGPRPGNPADAVAPDFGPRENVLPFEEGAPAEPASGDQSAVDDEPEPPTSVVSARPAPFAPSIPVVPFTPPPVAVVPPTTRPVVHEPVTQPSAAPRADPPVPRRHLRWLVPLAIVAVVGGAALGVALNGPDDQAQATPPTTSVTSQTPPPSIPDTSASVRAGTDPVFSPVLNRVEVLGATSVELSWSDPSGGRAQFVVVDVTGKKPEPLVTVAAGTTTHLLEGLDTAARPYCFQILAIGLDDPGNQRGSSARTCTSSG, encoded by the coding sequence GTGGCGACTGACGACGAGCTGATGGCCTGGGCGCCGCGCGCGACGACCGGGAGCGGCATCACCCTCGCCGGGTACAGCGACTTCCGGATGGTCGCCCAGGGCGGCGAGGGCACCGTGTACCGGGCGCGGCAGGACGGTCTCGGGCGCGACGTCGCGGTCAAGGTGCTGGCCGCGGCCGACGACGCCACCCTCGCCCGGTTCCGCCGCGAACTGGAGATCACCGTCCGGCTCGGCAGGCAGCACCCGCACATCGTCACGGTCCTGGACACCGGTGTGGTGCAGGGCAGGCCGTGCATCGTGATGGAGTTCCACGACCTCGGCTCGCTGCACGACCGGCTGCTCGCCCGCGGTCCGCTGCCGGTGGCCGACGTGGTCGCCGCGGGCGTCGCCGTCGCGGACGCGCTGGCGTTCGCGCACGGCCAGGGCGTGCTGCACCGCGACGTCAAGCCGCAGAACATCCTGGTGCTGCCCACTTCCCACGTGCTGGCCGACTTCGGCATCGCCCGCGCCGTGGACGCCGGGCACTCCGCGTCGCTGCAACTGGTCAGCTACCGGCACGCCGCGCCGCAGACGATCGACGGGCAGAAACCCGCGGTGGCCGACGACCTGTGGTCGTTGGGCTCGACGCTGTTCACGCTGCTGGATGGCAAGCCACCGTTCTCCTCGGACGACCCGGACGAGGACGCGGTGCTGGCCTACCTGGGACGGGTCCGGTCGGCCGAGCCGCGCGCGCTGCGGCGCGCCGACGTGCCGCCGGACCTGGTGGCCGTGATCGACCGGTGCCTGGCCAAGGAGCGGGAGGACAGGTTCCCCGACGCCGCGTCGCTGCGCGCGGCGCTGGCCGCCGTGGACACCGCGTGGGCGCCGTCCACTGTGGACCCGGACAGCACCAGGGCCGTGCTTCCCCTTGCCCCGCCGCAGGTCTACCCCGAGGGGCCGACCGCGCTCCCCGATTTCGGGCCGCGGCCGCGGGCGGAGGAGCCCAAGCCCGCCGCGGTGGTCGAGGAGCCGAAGACGTGGGCCGACCGGCTGGCCGACCTGACCGTCCGCCACCACCCCGCGGAGCCGGAGGTGCCGGACTTCGGCCCGCGCCCCGGCAACCCGGCCGACGCGGTCGCACCGGACTTCGGCCCCCGCGAGAACGTGCTCCCCTTCGAGGAGGGCGCACCCGCCGAACCGGCCTCCGGCGACCAGTCCGCCGTGGACGACGAGCCCGAACCACCGACCTCGGTGGTGTCCGCGCGGCCGGCGCCGTTCGCGCCCTCGATCCCCGTCGTGCCGTTCACCCCGCCACCGGTGGCCGTGGTGCCGCCCACCACTCGCCCCGTCGTCCACGAGCCCGTCACGCAGCCGTCCGCCGCACCGCGCGCCGACCCGCCCGTGCCACGCCGCCACCTGCGCTGGCTGGTACCGCTGGCGATCGTCGCGGTGGTCGGCGGCGCCGCGCTGGGCGTGGCCCTCAACGGGCCCGACGACCAGGCGCAGGCCACACCACCCACGACCTCGGTGACATCCCAGACCCCGCCGCCCAGCATTCCCGACACCTCCGCCAGCGTGCGTGCGGGCACCGATCCGGTGTTCTCACCGGTGCTGAACCGAGTCGAGGTGCTCGGCGCGACCAGCGTCGAACTGTCCTGGTCGGACCCCAGCGGCGGCCGCGCGCAGTTCGTCGTGGTCGACGTCACCGGCAAGAAGCCCGAACCGCTGGTCACCGTGGCCGCCGGTACGACCACCCACCTGCTCGAAGGCCTGGACACGGCCGCACGGCCGTACTGCTTCCAGATCCTCGCCATCGGCCTCGACGACCCCGGCAACCAGCGCGGCTCCTCCGCCCGCACCTGCACCTCGAGCGGCTAG
- a CDS encoding helix-turn-helix domain-containing protein, protein MSVHDLPPRFEADSVGRALALVGERWTLLILREAFFGVRRFGELTRNLGIPRPTLSARLRTLVDAGLLDRVPYAAEPDRHEYRLTRAGRDLFPAIVALMKWGDTHLAGPGGPPVVLRHHACGSITDPVLVCAHCGGGVTTESVAPEPGPGRP, encoded by the coding sequence GTGAGCGTGCACGACCTGCCGCCGCGGTTCGAGGCCGACTCGGTCGGCCGGGCGCTCGCACTGGTCGGCGAGCGCTGGACGTTGCTGATCCTGCGCGAGGCGTTCTTCGGGGTGCGCCGGTTCGGGGAGCTGACCCGCAACCTGGGCATCCCCAGGCCGACGCTGTCCGCGCGGCTGCGCACCCTCGTGGACGCGGGTCTGCTGGACCGCGTGCCCTACGCCGCCGAGCCGGACCGGCACGAGTACCGGCTGACGCGGGCGGGCCGGGACCTGTTCCCGGCGATCGTGGCGCTGATGAAGTGGGGGGACACGCACCTCGCCGGGCCGGGCGGGCCGCCGGTCGTGCTGCGGCACCATGCGTGCGGCTCGATCACCGACCCCGTGCTGGTCTGCGCGCACTGCGGCGGAGGGGTGACGACCGAGTCCGTCGCACCGGAACCCGGCCCTGGTCGGCCGTAG
- a CDS encoding acyl-CoA dehydrogenase family protein yields MFESAAAVAEVAREFARDTEAARALAPPVLAAAKDAGLLRSGLPVELGGTLATPEAILRSAETVARGDASAGWCVSIAATSSLLAAYLPPEGAQEVFGPPDVVAAGVWAPRGKARAVDGGGIVVFGRWAFCSGIPHADWLFAGCVLDGVGPRVAAIPKAELEVLDTWRTGGLRGTGSHDCVAREVFVPEHRVLSVLDGPRDDSPLYRFPVFGFFALSIAVAALGNARGAVDDLTALAVDKRSTGSSRTLAERAQTQAEVARAEASLRAARLLVFDAVDRAWQEAQGTDPVSESARTGLRLAATHATRTSAEVVTSMYDLGAGAAIYEDSPLQRRFRDAHTATAHFQVNPASYELAGRLLLGLPTRTEQL; encoded by the coding sequence GTGTTCGAATCCGCCGCAGCCGTGGCCGAGGTGGCGCGGGAGTTCGCCCGCGACACCGAGGCGGCCCGCGCCCTCGCTCCCCCGGTGCTCGCCGCCGCCAAGGACGCCGGGCTGCTGCGCTCCGGGCTGCCCGTGGAACTGGGCGGGACCCTGGCGACACCGGAGGCGATCCTGCGCTCGGCCGAGACCGTGGCGCGGGGTGACGCGTCGGCGGGGTGGTGCGTGTCGATCGCGGCCACGAGCAGCCTGCTGGCCGCCTACCTGCCGCCGGAGGGCGCGCAGGAGGTGTTCGGACCGCCCGACGTGGTGGCCGCCGGGGTGTGGGCGCCACGGGGCAAGGCGCGGGCCGTCGACGGCGGCGGCATCGTGGTGTTCGGGCGGTGGGCGTTCTGCAGCGGCATCCCGCACGCGGACTGGCTGTTCGCCGGGTGCGTGCTCGACGGCGTCGGGCCGCGGGTCGCGGCGATCCCCAAGGCCGAGTTGGAGGTCCTGGACACCTGGCGCACCGGCGGGCTGCGCGGCACCGGCAGCCACGACTGCGTGGCGCGCGAGGTGTTCGTGCCCGAGCACCGGGTGCTGTCGGTGCTCGACGGGCCGCGGGACGACTCCCCGCTCTACCGGTTCCCGGTCTTCGGGTTCTTCGCGCTGTCCATCGCCGTCGCGGCGCTCGGCAACGCCCGCGGCGCCGTCGACGACCTGACCGCCCTGGCGGTGGACAAGCGGTCCACGGGATCGAGCAGGACGCTGGCCGAGCGCGCCCAGACGCAGGCCGAAGTGGCGCGGGCCGAGGCCTCGTTGCGCGCGGCCAGGCTGCTGGTGTTCGACGCGGTCGACCGGGCCTGGCAGGAGGCGCAGGGCACCGACCCGGTGTCGGAGTCGGCCCGGACCGGCCTGCGGCTCGCCGCGACGCACGCGACCCGCACGTCCGCCGAGGTGGTCACCTCGATGTACGACCTCGGCGCGGGCGCGGCGATCTACGAGGATTCCCCGTTGCAGCGCCGGTTCCGCGACGCGCACACCGCCACCGCGCACTTCCAGGTCAACCCGGCGAGCTACGAGCTGGCCGGACGGCTGCTCCTCGGCCTGCCGACCCGCACGGAGCAGCTGTGA
- a CDS encoding glycine betaine/L-proline ABC transporter ATP-binding protein, whose protein sequence is MAAQDVEVGPVGVEQPDPVISVRDVWKVFGPKAEAVPGSPELCALSRRELMERTGCTAAVREVGFDVAPGEVFVVMGLSGSGKSTLVRCLTRLVEPTSGQVLFEGEDILAADPKRLRELRRNKFSMVFQHFGLLPHRRVLDNISYGLEIRGVPKAERARRAMEVVELVGLSGYEKSYPDQLSGGMQQRVGLARALAGDPDVLLFDEPFSALDPLIRRDMQNEVIRLHREVGKTMLFITHDLAEALKLGDRILIMRDGKVVQVGTGDELVGAPVDDYVRDFVRDVPRANVLTLKWIMRDPRPDDVLDGPELGPDVVVRDATRAVLAAAAPVKVVKDGELLGIVGDEEILAVVAGQEAGA, encoded by the coding sequence GTGGCGGCCCAAGATGTCGAGGTCGGACCGGTCGGTGTCGAGCAGCCGGACCCGGTGATCTCCGTGCGGGATGTGTGGAAGGTCTTCGGCCCCAAGGCCGAAGCGGTGCCGGGGTCGCCGGAGCTGTGCGCGCTGTCGCGGCGGGAGCTGATGGAGCGGACCGGCTGCACGGCCGCCGTCCGCGAGGTCGGGTTCGACGTCGCGCCGGGCGAGGTGTTCGTGGTGATGGGGCTGTCCGGATCGGGCAAGTCCACCCTGGTCCGCTGCCTGACCCGGCTCGTGGAACCGACCTCGGGCCAGGTGCTGTTCGAGGGCGAGGACATCCTCGCGGCGGATCCGAAGCGGCTGCGCGAACTGCGCCGCAACAAGTTCTCCATGGTGTTCCAGCACTTCGGCCTGCTCCCGCACCGCAGGGTCCTGGACAACATCTCCTACGGCCTGGAGATCCGCGGCGTCCCGAAGGCCGAACGCGCCCGCCGCGCGATGGAGGTCGTCGAACTGGTCGGCCTGAGCGGGTACGAGAAGTCCTACCCCGACCAGCTCTCCGGCGGTATGCAGCAGCGCGTCGGCCTGGCGCGCGCCCTCGCGGGCGATCCGGACGTGCTGCTGTTCGACGAGCCGTTCTCCGCGCTCGACCCGCTGATCCGCCGGGACATGCAGAACGAGGTCATCCGGCTGCACCGCGAGGTCGGCAAGACGATGCTGTTCATCACGCACGACCTGGCCGAGGCGCTCAAGCTCGGCGACCGCATCCTGATCATGCGCGACGGCAAGGTCGTCCAGGTCGGCACCGGCGACGAGCTGGTCGGCGCGCCGGTCGACGACTACGTGCGCGACTTCGTCCGCGACGTGCCGCGCGCGAACGTGCTGACCCTGAAGTGGATCATGCGCGATCCGCGCCCCGACGACGTGCTCGACGGCCCCGAGCTGGGCCCGGACGTCGTGGTCCGCGACGCCACCCGCGCCGTGCTCGCCGCCGCGGCGCCGGTCAAGGTCGTGAAGGACGGCGAGCTGCTCGGCATCGTCGGCGACGAGGAGATCCTGGCGGTCGTGGCCGGGCAGGAGGCGGGCGCCTGA
- a CDS encoding ABC transporter permease subunit, giving the protein MAAVALSRVDFRRPGRGAVIALVLALWLVLWALLRGLHTLALGPAQLTPLHQAVNDLNDSIGASRNTNPLFLYFFNEIRLVIDEFVTFLQSLIAQPAFGRPLPLIGWLGVVALAAFVSYAAGGVRVALLAAAGFTFLGLQGLWQESMDTLALTLAAVVIALLFGIPIGIWAGLSDRVNRIVTPVLDFMQTMPTFVYLAPLTLFFLIGPASATIATLVYAAPPAIRLTAHGIRNVPGDTVEASASLGATRGQTLRKVLLPTAKRTIVVGVNQTMMAALSMVTIAALIDAPGLGKTVIKALQTLDVGTAFNAGLAIVVLAIVLDRVTTAAGNRVERARLDRRPWAARARQGGLVGGGVLTLVAIWLSYTYVWAAEFPSDVEIGSSIAKGVASATDWVQSNLSGITNGVKDFVTLLLVDPLQSLLTGSPWWLVAAAVVAISVVLGGIRAAIGSAVCLGLLVATGLWQDSMATLASTLVATAVVMVLGVVVGVWMGRSPGADRVIRPVLDAAQTMPAFVYLVPFLALFAASRFTAIVAAVVFAAPVAVKIVADGVRGVSPTTVEAATASGSSTWQTITKVQLPMARQALVLATNQGLIYVLSMVVVGGLVGAGALGYDVVAGFSQGQLYGKGLAAGLAIVVLGVLLDRLTRAAAARSGRA; this is encoded by the coding sequence ATGGCGGCGGTCGCACTGTCCCGTGTGGACTTCCGACGTCCTGGCCGGGGCGCTGTCATCGCGCTGGTCCTGGCCCTGTGGCTGGTGTTGTGGGCCCTGCTCAGGGGTCTGCACACGCTCGCGCTCGGTCCGGCCCAGCTGACACCGCTGCACCAGGCCGTCAACGACCTCAACGACTCCATCGGCGCGAGCCGCAACACCAACCCGCTGTTCCTGTACTTCTTCAACGAGATCCGACTCGTCATCGACGAGTTCGTCACCTTCCTCCAGTCGCTGATCGCGCAGCCCGCGTTCGGCAGGCCGCTGCCGCTGATCGGCTGGCTGGGCGTCGTCGCGCTGGCCGCGTTCGTCTCCTACGCCGCGGGCGGGGTCCGGGTCGCGCTGCTCGCGGCCGCGGGCTTCACCTTCCTCGGCCTGCAAGGGCTGTGGCAGGAGAGCATGGACACCCTCGCGCTGACGTTGGCGGCGGTGGTCATCGCGCTGCTGTTCGGCATTCCGATCGGCATCTGGGCCGGGCTGTCGGACCGGGTCAACCGGATCGTCACGCCGGTGCTCGACTTCATGCAGACCATGCCGACGTTCGTCTACCTCGCGCCGCTGACGCTGTTCTTCCTCATCGGCCCGGCGTCGGCGACCATCGCGACGCTGGTCTACGCCGCACCGCCCGCGATCCGGCTCACCGCCCACGGCATCCGCAACGTCCCCGGCGACACCGTCGAGGCCAGCGCCTCGCTCGGCGCGACCAGGGGCCAGACGCTGCGGAAGGTGCTGCTGCCCACCGCGAAGCGCACGATCGTCGTCGGCGTCAACCAGACCATGATGGCCGCGCTGTCCATGGTCACCATCGCCGCGCTGATCGACGCCCCCGGCCTCGGCAAGACGGTCATCAAGGCGTTGCAGACCCTCGACGTCGGCACCGCGTTCAACGCGGGCCTGGCGATCGTCGTGCTGGCGATCGTGCTCGACCGCGTGACCACCGCGGCGGGCAACCGGGTCGAACGCGCGCGGCTCGACCGGCGGCCGTGGGCGGCGCGGGCCAGGCAGGGCGGGCTGGTCGGCGGGGGAGTGCTCACCCTCGTCGCGATCTGGCTGTCCTACACCTACGTGTGGGCGGCGGAGTTCCCATCCGACGTCGAGATCGGCAGTTCGATCGCCAAGGGCGTCGCCTCCGCGACGGACTGGGTGCAGAGCAACCTGTCCGGCATCACCAACGGCGTCAAGGACTTCGTGACGCTCCTCCTCGTGGACCCGTTGCAGTCGCTGCTGACCGGCTCGCCGTGGTGGCTCGTCGCCGCCGCCGTCGTCGCGATCTCGGTGGTGCTGGGCGGGATCCGGGCCGCCATCGGCTCCGCGGTGTGCCTCGGCCTGCTGGTCGCCACCGGGCTGTGGCAGGACAGCATGGCGACCCTGGCGTCCACGCTCGTCGCGACCGCGGTCGTCATGGTGCTCGGCGTCGTGGTCGGCGTCTGGATGGGCCGCAGCCCCGGCGCGGACCGGGTGATCAGGCCCGTGCTCGACGCGGCCCAGACCATGCCCGCGTTCGTCTACCTCGTCCCGTTCCTCGCGCTGTTCGCGGCGAGCCGGTTCACCGCCATCGTCGCCGCGGTCGTGTTCGCCGCGCCGGTGGCCGTGAAGATCGTCGCCGACGGTGTCCGCGGGGTCTCGCCCACCACGGTCGAGGCCGCCACGGCGTCCGGGTCGAGCACCTGGCAGACCATCACCAAGGTGCAGCTGCCCATGGCGCGGCAGGCACTGGTCCTCGCGACCAACCAGGGGCTGATCTACGTGCTGTCGATGGTCGTCGTCGGCGGTCTCGTCGGCGCGGGCGCTCTCGGCTACGACGT